The Porites lutea chromosome 7, jaPorLute2.1, whole genome shotgun sequence genome includes the window gctgccaccaaggactatcgtggcgcgtgtgtttctcAAAactatatttcggggttgtccaattatccatagtctctctaacggagcaatattggagagactggtgccacattatgatgcaacagctaatgcaaatacaatacacgaataggtctatttgttttccaggcctaatctgctgtgatcgaacatgattgctatttttgggtgtacaaataagactatttaataaatCAGTGTAAAATTTGGTTCattcttggactgtcaaattatttttctctaaaatcacttagcctttgcctcaaaagtcaaatgaatctgccctgatctgtggattacaagtttagtgtttgatttgatttaaattatcaatttattaacgggagcttcgcctttagccctggctaaatctatatattacgtGACATGTTTCGGCTGTTCCCCGATCGAGTGAGCCAtaaacccaaatttttggcTCTCAGCTGATGGCTtataagaccataaaacaataaaaaggacagcaaaatcgatccttctctttgccgacgacggatcattcacgaaaacaaccacgcgaggaataagaggtttcaacttccggcgtttccgacagccaatcagatcttgtggcattgttctaacagccaatcagcgttacggccaaaatctggccgtaacgagcacaaaAGTGAatgagtttgtatcaggctcagcggtagccgttagagagaatgtatgagaatcGCTCAAATTTGGCCTGATCTCAGGTCAAATACTGATCTGATAATAGCCTGCAAAGAGgtctgcaaagcaggcgtattttgctgtGCGATCGATTTGGACTTTCTACATACCGAGAGTTGGGGAGAGTCAAAAGATGATTCCAAGGGAGAGGTTGACGCGTCAAAATAGGGGAGTAGTCTGGGAGCAAATGTGGTCCCGTGTGAAGTTCGTGCTGAAAGCAAGCACCTAGTGTAAAAGTGTTCATTAGGACCTACTAAACATGAAAAGTTTTGGTGCCAGCTTTGCAACTTGCTCAGACGGCTTTTTAAGGGGGGTTAAATTCTGACCCATGAAATccagcatggaaacgaggctaaaaCACATAATTCCTCATAACTTTGTTAATAATagacgaaaatacaccaaacttGCTCACATGATTGGACATGATCCTCCCTGTTGATTTATGCTAATTTACataagtcacgtgaccttacgcatgaaagcgaggctgaaCACATAATTTTCgataaatttgtcaaaaaaaatccTTATCAGGCCAAACTTGCTCACCTTAGTCAGTTAGACATCTTGCATCGATTGGTACCACTTAGTAGTGTCACGTGACCCCatacatggaaacgaggctggataTATCTGGTAGCATCGTGTAGGATGGCATTTGTCTTGCCAAATGTATTAACAACTACTAGGCAGATACATATCTGGTTATCTGAGTTCAGATATAAAAACTTAAACTAATCATTGTCCTATGGCCCATAACACAGGGACAAGACGGATAAAGCAAATACTGCGGAGGCTCCATTTGAGAATCTATCTTGTACACATAATCAATAATTTTGCCAACTTATGATACTGGTTCCATGTATTCATTTTCGCATGTATATTGGAACAAGggcagaaaatgaaaatagcgACTACTGCTATTTCATATATACAGTCATGAAAGTCTTACTGAATATCTATATACATTGTTCTGTTGTCCATTCCTATGGAATTTCCTGTTCGACTTCGTCTTCATCATACTCATCATCACTCTCAGCATACTCGTTCTGGCAATCTTCAGAGCACAGACAGAGATCAGTACAGACAAGTCCGGCTTTTTGACACTGACAACGGTTGTTAGAGCAACGGGACTTGGCGCACTTGCATCGGACAAGCTGTATAGTTGCCTCTGGAGCTGGTGGAAGATTTGTCATGACTGGTACCCACTTTCCATCTTCATCTTGCCATCCATAGCCTTCTGGTGAGGGCAACACCGGGTTTGCTACATGATCGTTGTTCCAAACAAGAAGCTGGTAGTGCGCTCTCAGTATGGCTTGATGGAGAGCAGCTTGTGTGGGCGGCAACCTCTCAGACTCAGCTTGATTTTTCTTAAAGAGGGACCATCTGAGGGCTTTGACAGTTTTGATGTCCGTCTTTGGTTGGTACATCCGACCAACCAGCTGTTCCACTCCACTTCTTGTGCCGTCATCTGGCTGTTAACCACAACCGAGGTTAGCAAGAGCTTGCAAGATAGGAGTGCTGGCGTTATCAAACTCATCCCAACAAGTGGCTTTTCCCTTTCCAGAGAAACTCCCAGTAACATCAGCTCCGGTCAACGCATGAAATGCTGGCAGCGCAGCCGTCTTAGTGGGCCCAAGGGCGTCTGCGATTGACTTCAAGTTGATAACTCTCAACTACTGCCGGTCCCAGTAACAAAGCAAGAGTTCGAGCACAAATCTGGATACCGTCGGAGAGCCAAAACAAGAACACCAGTGTCAGGAGAATATATAGAGAGTTGGGTAGCACCTTGAGCAGAGGCATCCAGAGCATGTAAAATAATCAACAGCCAAATATACGTGCCGTCCTTTCACAATATCCGGAAGGAGAAACATGCCACCTTCACTCTCTATGCGCTTCACAACAGTTTTCTCAATTTGTGACTCCACCCTCAACAAGCAATTGTACTCTACAGCCATGCCAAATCCATGGAGGAGATTAACCAGCTCTTTGCTTCGTACTGCTTGGTGTATTGCTAGGTTAACTGCGAGGTGTTGGAGCATTTCTCTAGTGCAGTAGACCGCTTTTGATCTCTTATTGTCAACCTGCCTGTCCGTTAGACACAAAGCTATTGTATTCTGCGCTAATTGCATTGCTCTTTTGTGTACCTCATTGCACTTTTTATCAGATAGTGTCTTATTGCGACCTTGGATTATCCACCTAAAGAAGCAGGTAAGCTCTTCGGGGCAGTGATCATGTGTCATTGTATCCAGAGAGCCAGAGAAGACCCATTTCTCGCTTCGATTAATAGCCTTTCTCAATATTGAAAAGGCATCGAAGAGAGTTTTCATAGATTCATCACTGTCAGCTGTGGATTCTACGATATGGATAGCGGCATCTCTACACTGCTTCACGCTGACCCACTCGGGCTCATTAGCTCTAGTGAGCTTATGGAACTCTACTCCCTTTATCTCTTTCTGGATAAGCTCTTTAACTGAACGTCGACTTAGAGTCTTTGGACTATTGTTCTCGTTTGAAATGGAATCAAAAGCCTGTTCCAACTGTGCCATGTTGAGTATTTCTCCGCTATTGAGGGCAGCTTGGGTAAGGTTCAAAAACTCCAGCTTAGCCGCTGTCTCACTTCTTGACCTTTCCTCGTCATCTTTGATAGTTTTACGCAGGACCCCAGTCACATGCTACGCCCAGCAGCTTTTATGATATTTAATATCAGTGGCATGAGCGTCAGTGCTGTCTAGAGCCGTCGAGAGCTTCACGAGCAGTTTAGGATCCTTTGATTGCTTTACTGCATTATCAAGAGAGCTACCAGCAGATGATGTTGACACCAAATGCAGAGGGTTCTGGTACTTCGCTTTCTCTTCACAAAAGAAGCACAGATTGCTGTCATAAGAGACAGTTTTCGACCTTGTAAGAATGTCAAGGATGTCATTAACTTTTTAGCAATTCCAAGatgaaaaacacaataaaataaaaagttaaagttatAAGCCATTACACCTAGCAATTACCTGAAGCGATTCACTTGTCTTTCTTCGAGCTTCATTTGGCCCTCTAACCTCTCTCTGAAACCTCTTTTTTACCCTCTTGATCTTTCCTGAGTGGGTGGTTTCTTGGTAGCACGACCTATGCCATGTTGCTTTTTCTTTAAGCTCTTCTAGTGGTAGATCTTTAAGCACAAGCCACAATGTTTTCGAGTTGATGTCCTCGTACTTTGAACGTTCTTCGATGGCTTCTAAAAGCTTTTGATGGGAAGTTGGATTTAACAAGATTGGCTGTACTTTTTTCTTGGCAGATTACACATAGCTTAAAATCTAAAGGGGCATTAGACCGGCCAAAATCCGTCATACTACAAGCACTGTGATGGCTGTAAGTACAACGTGGCGGACACTCAAATAATTACCGCTGACCAATATTTCAGGCTCACAATCACCCAGGCCCCCTAGGTTAAGAATCCACAGGAATTTGTGCGAAATAGGATTGTAGAAATCGCTCATAATAAAGTTATATAAGCCACACGAAATACATTATCATTACacctttttagcttttatttttttcattcaaatgcTATACATACAGCATTAATATGCATTACAATGAGTCAACGTTATTGTCCTGGATGATGTGTTCACCTTTGGCGTGTTTTGCAATCCAGCCTCATTTCCATGTATGGCTCACGTGACACTACAAAGTGGCACCAATCAATGCAAGATGTCTAACTAGCTGAGGTGAGCAAGTTTGGCATAATAAGgatttttttggacaaatttaaagtaaattaTGCGtttcagcctcgctttcatgtgtaaggtcacgtgacctatgtAAATTAGCATAAATCAACAGGGAGGATCATGCCCAATCATGTGAGCaagtttggtgtattttcgtctGTTATTAACAAAGTTATGAGCAATAATGTgttttagcctcgttttcacgcTGGATTTCATGGGTCAGAATTTAACCCCCCCTTAAAAGCCGTCTGAGCAAGTGGCAAAGCTGGCACCAAAACTTTTCATGTTTAGTAGGACCTAATGAATATTTTTACACTAGGTGCTTGCTTTCAGCACAAACTTCACACGGGACCTTATTTTATGACATTTGCTCCCAGACTAGAGAGTGATTCcgaagaaatttttcttttcagggtAAGTCCTGAGTCCAGGGTccagagtccagagtccagagtccagtccAGGGTCCAGTACTTTGCACGAGCGTGTTCATCATCAGATCATAAACATGGCGACTGGGGACGGAGCTTCTACGGGGTCAATTGACGTTGAAGAGAGAGGCCGAGGCTTCAGAAAACAAGTTCCAAAGGTAGTTGTTGCAGTGGCCGATTTCGTTGCTGGTGATGAAACTCAAATGAACTTCAGTGAAGGCGACGAGCTTTCGATTCTTAGCGAGGAAACCCCAGATTGGTGGTGGGGTGAAATGAATGGATTTTGCGGCTATGTCCCTGCAACATATGTCGTCACCGAGACAGATTATGCCAAATACCATACACACAGACATGAATGGCAAGATGAGGAGTATTTTGgagattatggaaaattaaAGCTTCACCTGGAAATGCTTGGCGATAAACCACGAACCCTTGCATACAGAAAAGCTATTAGTAGACATCGCGAGGTTTTCGTTGGGAAAACGGTGTTAGACGTCGGTTGTGGCACTGGAATCTTAAGCTTGTTTTGTGCAAGGGATGGTGACGCCAGAAAAGTTTATGCTGTAGAAGGGAGTGCGGATATCGGAAACTTGACCTCTCAGATAGTTGCCGTAAATGATTTAAGTGATGttatttctgttgttgttggGAAAATAGAGGAGGTAGAATTACCTGAAAAAGTTGACGTCATTTTGTCGGAATGGATGGGAACTTTCCTGGTTTTTGAATTCATGATTGATTCTGTCCTGTTTGCAAGGGATAAATGGTTAAAGCCAGAGGGAGTCATATGGCCGTCAAGTGCAAAATTGTTTATTGCACCTTGCTCCGCCAAAGAAACTTACGATGAAAACGTTACCGCTTGGAAAAGTCAATATGGATTTGATTTTTCACCTTTGATGGACAAAGCAAAGACCGAATTCCTTGATAGACCTTTGTATAACCATGAACTTGATCTCAATAATTGTCTATCAGAAAGTGCAGTTCTTCTTGACATTGATATGGAAACTTTTCCAAGGGAGAATCTTGAATTGATGTCAGGGCAGTTTGAGTTCATCATAAGAAAGGGTGGTACCTTTCATGGGTTAGGCAGCTGGTTCATGGTTATATTTGGAGGAGTACCAGCCCCAGATAACTCAGAGTACGAACTACTGTCGACTTCCCCACATCATGAAAGAACCCACTGGAAACAAAACTTGTTTCTTTTGGATGACCCAGTCTCTGTTAACCCTGGTAACTTCATCACTGGATTTGCTACCTTGAAGAGAAATCCAAAGTACAGGAGACACCTGAGTGTAACCTTTCACTTAAAAATTTTTCCTAGCAAATCTAATGGCAGCATTCTTcacaacattaaaaaaagatttttgatTTGGAGATAACTCCTGACTTACATATTTTTCACAGGGATGAGAACTTTGTTGATAGTTTCAGGTATGCTCCCTTGTTTTAATCTGTTGGTTACCTTAGGAAATTATTGCGCCCTCTAATATTAACTAGTTTAGTCATGGGCTATAGGAATCATGAGTTTCGACAAAATAAAGGTTTAATTTTTGTGTAATAACATCAAATTGGTCACATTGAAGTCGTCATTTGTCCTTTCTGGTCAATTCTGCCAGTATATTTTTTGTCGAAAAGCCTCTTGGAAACACGCTTTGTTTTGATTCAGAAGTCGATTAGCATTGGTTGAGTCTTGATAGCCAAACTTTCTCTTTGAATCCTAATGTGCGGGCGCTAAGAGACTTTTTACCGATACAGCAGTCATATTGAATTagttagatttaaggagtattatgggatgcctgggggcatgagcacattctGATACGTTCGCTTAGTATTAACGCGCGCCTTTCagggcattttttaaaaaagttttcctATAATAAGATTGTAGTGGGAATAAAAATCATTGTGcagtgtttggatgtaataatgatcgcctttttcccgaaaaatatgtttgaaaaaaaatataaaaaattatatgTAAAATTTCCTACAAAATCTAAAAATTTAGTATAAATCTCTCTATATATACAATTAAAAAGGCAATTATGAGATTCGATTAATAAATCTATTGTGACTTAGTAATTGAAATTATCTTAAAACGTTAATTGATAAGTCATATTAAAAATAGTAAATCTATAAATCATAGGCTTctctaaaaattaatatttttattttggcttttaAAGGCCTCAATCTTGTTTCCATCCTTAATGCACGTGGAAGTgcattgttatacataatttcacgagccgttagggagtgctatttatgccaaatatgacgtacaaatcatgctattatttgtttatactactctCGCAAAAAGTTtgcaattttcacatgtaggtatttcaatttaagctgaaataccactgctctaagccaatcaaattgcagaaatttctcatgtagtagtataaacagtgaaaaatcatatttctaatactaagcAAGTATAATGGattgtgctcatgccccctgggcatcccatagtactccttaaatcgaattaattcaatatatCTGCTGTATCGGTGAAAAGGTCTTGCTTACAGTGTTAGGAGAATACACCACGCACTTATAGTGCCCGCACCTCAGGATTCAAAAAGAACATTCAGTTACCAGTCTTAACACATGCTGATCGATCGACTTCTGAATCAACACAAGTGGTTTCAAGGCTGTTCTACAAGAAATATATGGGGAGTTCAACACaaaaaccaaaatttaaccTTTATTTAGTAGAAACCCATGTTTCCTATAGCCCATGGTTTAGGACGAAATCCTTGTAAACATACACACACAGTTTATCTGATGTGTGTATAGTCCTTTTTAAATATAGCCCATTTAAAATTGTTTGTAAGGTAGTTTACAAACGTGGTCATTGTTTTTATTGACCTATACAGCCTagtcaaaatgttttataataatacgtagGATAAACAGGGTAGTAGTGTGGATTTTATTCAATAATTACTAAGCCAACATGTTGAGTAGGTGGAAAGgtgaaaattttaagaaaatgttatgtAAATAGCTGGTGGAAAAGCTTTAAATGTAAGGACTTAAAAATGGAAATCCTGAGGATGTGGGGTCTTTAAAAAGAAACTCCGCCTACAGTAATCAGAGAACTTTAGACCTCGTTTAAAAGGGcctaaaaaattaatgatgacAATCCGCAGAAGATCAGCCACAAGAAACTGCCCCTATTAAAGTGCAACAAAATCTTCTTATTGTTCTCATTTTTTgggcgaaaaaaaattgttttagcatttttcctctatattttataattttttaaagtttctaaTTGTAGTAGTTCTTACAGCCAATACAGAACACTGCACTTTTTGTTGTGATGTCATCGAAGATGATTGATGTTATGCAAGCAAACTTCTCTAAAGTGTAAGCTTCAATTATTCCTGATGCCTCCATTGTAGTGGGCTCCATAATATTTCATTACAAGTGGATAGGTGTGCCAAATGCATGAGGAGAAGAAGGAAATAGCTCACATGAAACACTTTCCCCTTTCTTGCTTACTGGTCTTATGCACCTGAGTACATGGGAAATTGTCTCCCCTGATGATGTGCAAACTGACATACCCAGCTTCCATAATGCTTGGTAATAGGACATAACAGAACTAATGTTAAACAGCTGTTTATCAATCAggataatttataataataataacctacAGATGcgaaaaatttggtaatcacgtgaccgtccgTACGTCCACCTActacatgtaagccgatgtGAAATGTCACATTTAGTACCACTACACTGACGTGGATAACAGTGAAAGAGTTAGAtctagagagagaaaaatgaaagagacaaattttattgcaagaaaaacatgaaaattttatagcggcaGTGAGAAAATCAGAAATACTAGAGGCCGCCAGGGCAACAGGAAcacatacgacatttcctccataaaacgtgtaaatcagctaggaagtttcacgttgtactCCTGCaaaacgacggcaaagaaaggGTTTTTTCGTTAATTAGacctgctgatatttttttgccattctcgttgccgtcgccgtttagcattatacgatttattttttttccttgagtaaACTTAAGTGTATTAACGAAAGCCACGCTTTTAGACCTTGCTAAATTTATATGTTAATAGTAGTATAATAGTACAATAAAATAGCAGAATTTTTTCTAACCAAGTATCATGGTTGGTCTCGCCTGTACGCTCGTTTggatttttgttttacttaaaACACTGCTAACAATGCTTTTGTGCCACAGTCACCATTACCTTATTCTGTCAGAGCTCAGGTAGAACTGTCGAGCACggcctttgtttatgactacgaCATGAGCACGGGCGGCAGTTCTTTGAGGAATTTGCACCTCGCCCAGAGGTAAAGAACGATAATGATGCCCACGCCCCATGCCCCATGCcccatgcctgtg containing:
- the LOC140943153 gene encoding protein arginine N-methyltransferase 2-like encodes the protein MATGDGASTGSIDVEERGRGFRKQVPKVVVAVADFVAGDETQMNFSEGDELSILSEETPDWWWGEMNGFCGYVPATYVVTETDYAKYHTHRHEWQDEEYFGDYGKLKLHLEMLGDKPRTLAYRKAISRHREVFVGKTVLDVGCGTGILSLFCARDGDARKVYAVEGSADIGNLTSQIVAVNDLSDVISVVVGKIEEVELPEKVDVILSEWMGTFLVFEFMIDSVLFARDKWLKPEGVIWPSSAKLFIAPCSAKETYDENVTAWKSQYGFDFSPLMDKAKTEFLDRPLYNHELDLNNCLSESAVLLDIDMETFPRENLELMSGQFEFIIRKGGTFHGLGSWFMVIFGGVPAPDNSEYELLSTSPHHERTHWKQNLFLLDDPVSVNPGNFITGFATLKRNPKYRRHLSVTFHLKIFPSKSNGSILHNIKKRFLIWR